A stretch of the Malus sylvestris chromosome 10, drMalSylv7.2, whole genome shotgun sequence genome encodes the following:
- the LOC126585109 gene encoding scarecrow-like protein 1 — protein sequence MSLVRPAELSTTSYRNRKLYSLNGSNDGSSLSTQIFGADEHKAVYVNDSYSSETYEKYFLDSPMEEVTHPSSSGISGSSTNPRGASYYQLTAGSVSSLNTQNPYITSLMSNFESDYLESQSPDADSFDEDKMRLKLQELERALLDDNDDEDDGEKNCCSRSMEVEGEWIDPIQSELLHDSPKESSSSDSNASSISINKEISHASPRTPKQLLFECAGALSEGNNEEASTMINELRQMVSIQGDPTQRIAAYMVEGLAARLASSGKFLYKSLKCKEPPSSYRLAAMQILFEVCPCFKFGFMAANGAIIEACKDEKRVHIIDFDVNQGNQYITLIQTLSSLPGKPPHLKLTGVDDPETVQRHVGGLNIIGQRLEKLAEALKVPFEFRAVASRTSIVNSSMLGCKPGEAVVVNFAFQLHHMPDESVSTVNQRDQLLRMVKSLRPKLVTVVEQDVNTNTTPFIPRFVEAYNYYSAVYDSLDAALPRESQDRMNVERQCLARDIVNIVACEGEERIERYEVAGKWRARMTMAGFTSCPMSTSVTDSIRDLSRQYSDRYKVKEEAGALHFGWEGKSLIVASAWR from the coding sequence AGCAGAGCTCTCCACCACATCATACAGAAATCGCAAATTATATTCTTTAAATGGCAGCAATGACGGTTCCAGCTTGTCAACTCAAATATTTGGGGCCGATGAGCACAAGGCCGTGTATGTGAATGATTCTTACAGCAGTGAGACTTACGAGAAGTACTTCCTTGACTCCCCAATGGAAGAAGTTACACATCCATCCAGCTCTGGCATTTCTGGAAGTTCGACTAACCCACGAGGTGCCTCATATTACCAGCTAACAGCTGGATCAGTTTCCTCCTTGAATACTCAAAATCCATATATCACTTCTTTAATGTCCAATTTTGAGTCAGATTACTTAGAGAGTCAAAGCCCCGATGCGGATAGCTTTGATGAAGATAAGATGAGATTGAAGCTTCAAGAATTGGAGAGAGCACTGCTTGATGAcaatgatgatgaagatgatggggAGAAAAATTGCTGTAGTCGAAGCATGGAAGTGGAAGGTGAATGGATTGATCCGATCCAGAGTGAATTGCTCCATGACTCACCCAAGGAGTCTTCATCATCTGATTCTAACGCGAGCAGTATCAGCATCAACAAAGAAATATCACATGCTTCTCCTCGGACACCCAAGCAGCTGCTTTTTGAGTGCGCTGGTGCACTTTCAGAGGGAAACAATGAAGAAGCATCAACGATGATAAATGAGCTTCGACAGATGGTGTCGATTCAAGGAGATCCCACACAGAGGATTGCAGCTTACATGGTGGAAGGCCTAGCAGCTCGCTTGGCTTCCTCAGGAAAATTTCTTTACAAGTCTTTGAAATGCAAGGAACCCCCGTCTTCTTATCGCCTTGCAGCCATGCAAATCCTTTTTGAGGTGTGTCCTTGCTTTAAATTTGGATTTATGGCGGCAAATGGAGCCATCATAGAGGCATGCAAAGATGAAAAGCGAGTTCACATCATAGATTTTGACGTAAACCAGGGGAATCAATACATAACCCTCATACAAACACTTTCGAGCCTGCCAGGTAAGCCACCACACTTGAAGTTAACAGGGGTGGATGATCCCGAGACAGTTCAGCGTCATGTTGGAGGCCTTAACATCATTGGACAAAGGCTTGAGAAGCTGGCAGAAGCGCTGAAAGTTCCATTCGAGTTTCGTGCAGTAGCCTCGAGGACTTCAATCGTCAATTCTTCAATGCTCGGCTGCAAGCCTGGGGAAGCAGTTGTGGTTAACTTTGCTTTTCAGCTTCACCACATGCCCGACGAAAGTGTTTCAACAGTTAACCAGAGAGACCAGCTTCTGCGGATGGTGAAGAGCTTGAGGCCAAAACTCGTTACAGTTGTAGAACAAGATGTGAACACCAATACAACCCCTTTTATCCCAAGATTTGTTGAAGCCTACAACTATTACTCTGCTGTTTATGATTCCCTTGATGCAGCTCTCCCTCGGGAGAGTCAGGATAGGATGAATGTTGAAAGGCAGTGCCTTGCACGGGACATAGTGAACATTGTGGCATGCGAAGGAGAGGAAAGAATAGAGCGGTATGAGGTAGCTGGAAAGTGGAGGGCTAGGATGACCATGGCAGGATTTACTTCATGTCCTATGAGCACCAGTGTGACTGATTCGATTCGGGATCTTAGCAGACAGTACAGTGACAGGTACAAAGTGAAGGAGGAGGCAGGGGCGCTTCATTTCGGGTGGGAAGGCAAAAGCTTGATTGTTGCTTCAGCGTGGAGGTGA